A genomic segment from Nicotiana sylvestris chromosome 1, ASM39365v2, whole genome shotgun sequence encodes:
- the LOC138870769 gene encoding uncharacterized protein, with protein sequence MKGMMRFGKKGKLSPRFIGPFEILDRVEEVTYRLALPPSLSVVHPVFHVSMLRKYHDDPSHVLDFRTVQLDKDLTYEDELVAIQDRQVCQLRSKSYPSVHVQWRGQPTEAAT encoded by the coding sequence atgaagggcatgatgagatttgggaagaagggcaagctaagccctaggtttattggtccttttgagattcttgatagaGTGGAAGAGGtgacttacagacttgcgttgccaccaagtttatcagttgtgcacccagtatttcatgtgtccatgcttcgaaagtatcacgatgatccatcccacgtgttagacttcagaactgtccagttggacaaggatctaaccTATGAGGATGAGCTAGTGGCCATTCAGGAtcggcaggtttgtcagttgagatcgaagagttacccttctgttcatgttcagtggagaggtcagcctaccgaggcagctacctag